DNA from Luteolibacter yonseiensis:
GTTGGTCCGGGGCAGAATGGATTTTCAAGAAAAGAGTTCCGGGTCAGGATTCTTCAGAAATCCCGCAAGGAGTGCTCCTGAAGGGGGAAAGCCCGCGCGCTGGCGCGGGACGTGCGAGACAAGGGTGAACCATAAACCTGACAAAACCATGACACCCATCGATCCAGTAACCATCGCCAGCGCGGATCCACGTTCGCCCATGGCTCCGCCCTATGTGGACGAAGACCCGAATCTCGCCCTTGTCGAGCAAGGCTTGAATGAAGCGGAAAATGAAACCCGTGAGGCAGTGGCCGATGACTACGAAGCCAGCGCCCTGCTCAGCGACGATCCCGAAGGAGAACTCGACGACATCGATTTCACCGTCGCCGATGACGATAACGAACCGCCCGAGGTCTCGGCGATGCACGAGATCAACGAGTGACGGGCTGGTGATCTCATCAGGCCCATGGCGATTCCGCCATGGGCCTGTTTTCATTCTAACAGTGTTCCTTTTGCGAGGCGTAGTCGCTGGTCGTGGCGTCGAAGATCTGGCAGACATTTGATATCTCCACGTTTTCCACATTGGTCTGGCGGAGGATGCCCAGCGAGGCCTGTTGCTCCATGGGGAGCCAGCGCACGATGTTCTTCGCCAGCATGGGAGGGCAGGCGAGGGCCCATGTCGCGGGCTGGTATCTCTCCAGGATGAAGGTGATGTTCTCCGCGATGGCCTGGTATCCGTCACGTCCGTCATCCCACCCGACAAGCGGGACACTCGTCTGGCCATCGTTGATGTAGTCGATCTTTTCAACGACTTCGGGCAGTCCGTCCGCCAGGATCATGTAGGCGAACAGATAGCGGTAGTCGGCCACGATGAGAATGGTCGGTAATTTCATAACCCATCCATGATCGCATGTGCCATGCCAACAGGGAGAACCGCCGGATTGAACAAGTTCCCGCCGGACATCTGGACGGAACCGGATGCATTCCGCACGCTGTTCGTGCATCATGCGAAATGCGATGTGCCGGAAATCGGCGCAATCCCGCGGAAAAGCCGCTGGCATGCCGCGTGCAAAACGCCCGTTCAGACATGTTGAACTTCCTACCCTGGCGCTATCTGGTGAAACACGCCGCACGTCATTATGGCGTGCTGGACCCCGCGACGTTTCTCGCCAAGCTGCGGGGTTTCGCCCAGCCATCCGAAGTGGCGGAGCCATTGGAACTGCTGAGAGCGGGGATCATCTTCCACGCGAGGGGGCTGGTGAACTCGAAGGCGATCCAGCACAACCTCGACTGGGTATGGCCCTACTGGGTCGAGCGCCAGTTCAACCCCCAGGACAACTCATTCATCCCCCGGGCGTTTTCGTTCAGCCATATCAACCTCACCCACCGGAACTGGACGGCGGTGGGAGTGCCGGACCTGCCGGTTTACCCGATCATTGATCCGCGGGGTCTGGTGACGCCCTTGTATGACGGCTGGTCGCTGGATTTCTGGATCATCACCGACAGCGGCAGACGCCTGCTGCCGAGCAAGCTTGAAGAAGAACGGGTGACACAGCGGTTGCTCTTCGAACCGGATCTGGCGGTGGACACCCGCTGCGGACTGGAGGGACTCGCGTTGCATTCGCTCACATGGTTCGACCGGTCGCTTGAATTGAAAACCCGCGTGAGCGCCGTGTCCGACGAGGACGCATGGCTGGCGGTCGCGATACGCCCCTACAATCCGGAGGGGGTCCAGTTCATCCACAAGATCGAGCAGGCTGCCTCCAACCAGGAATTCCGGGTGAACGGAGAAGCGACAGTTAAAATCGATGCCGCGCCCGACATCACGCGGATGGCGCATTACGCGGATGGAGATGTTTTCCTCGATCTCTCCGCGGGAAGCTCCCAACGGGAGATCACCTGCGGCGTGGGCATGGCCACCGCCGCGGCGCTGTTCCGTCTGGATGCGGGGGTGGCCAGGGCGCTCGACATTTCCGTGACGTTGGAGCGCGATCTGAAAAATATTCCGAAGCTGACGCCCCACATCACCCCTTGGAAGGACGCGCTGGAGCCCGTCGCCAAGCTGAAGATCGCGGATGAGAAGATGCAGTTCCTCCATGACGCCGCGTTGCGGACGGTGCTGCTCCTGTCCGCGGACGACCTGGTGCCCGGCCCCTATACCTACCGGCGTTTCTGGTTCCGGGATGCGTGCCTGATGCTTCATCCGCTGCTGGCGATCGGTCTGAAAGAACGGGCCAAGCGGATCATCGGGCGCTTTCCCGGCCGTCAGACCCGGGCCGGCTACTTCCTCTCGCAGGAGGGCGAGTGGGACTCGAACGGGCAGGTGCTGTGGATACTGGCGCGCTATGCGGAAATGACGGGGGAACCGTTGAGCGAGGAAATCCAGGACGCCATGTACAAAGGCGTCGGGTGGCTGGACAAGAAACGTCTCGGATCGAAAGGTCCGGAAGGGACGCAGGGCCTGCTGCCCGCCGGTTTCAGCGCCGAACACCTGGGACCCAATGATTACTATTACTGGGATGACTACTGGGCATGGGCAGGCTTGGAGGCCGCCGCGGAGTATTGGAAGAACAACGGCCCATTCGAGTTTTCCGTCAGCACCGCGAAGCTCGCGAGGCAGTATGCGGCGAGCATCGCGGGTAGCATCGACGGCATTCCCGAACGTAGGAAAAAGGGCGGCGTGCCCGCGGCTCCGGGACGACGGATGGACGCCGGTGCGATCGGCTGCATGGTCGCCGATTACCCATTGCAGCTTTATCCGGCGGGGGACGGCAGGATGTTGAAAACAGCGGAGTATCTCATGGACCAGTGTTTTTCCAACGGAGGCTTCCTCCAGCAGATGATCCACTCGGGAGTGAACGCCTATCTGACCCTGGACCTCGCCCAGACGTTGCTGCGTGCGGGCGATCCTCGGTTCATGGATCTCATCCGCCGTGTCGCCGAACTCGCGTCGCCGACCGGCCAATGGCCGGAGGCGATCCATCCCCGCACGCTTGGCGGCTGCATGGGGGACGGCCAGCACGGCTGGGCCGCGGCCGAATGGATCATGATGATCCGGAACTGCTTCGTGAGGGAGGAGAAGGACGGACTCGTCATCGGCTCGGGCATTCTTCCCGAATGGTGGGCCGAGGGCGGAGAGATTTCATACGGTCCGACACTCACGGCATGGGGGGCGGTATCCGTCAGCCTGCAAGGCGATCTCCTGCGCCTGAACGCCACATGGCGGACCCAACCACCGAGGCTGACTCTCAAGGTGCCGGGCTTCGCCACAATTGAGGCCGACCCGGCGCAACGGGAATTCACACTTCAAGGATTATGAAAATCGCGATGTTTACGAACACCTACCTGCCGCATGTCGGCGGGGTCGCCCGTTCGGTGAAATCCCTGGAAGAAGCCTGTCGCGCGCGAGGACATGAAGTGCGGGTGATCGCGCCACAGGTGGACGATCTCGAATCCATGCCGGATGTCCTGCGGGTGCCGGCGATCCGCAACTTCAATGGCAGCGACTTCGCGGTGAGACTGCCGATCCCGATGATCGTGCGGGACTTCATGGAGGAATTCCAGCCCGACATCATCCACAGCCACCATCCGTTCCTGCTGGGGGACGCCGCGTTGCGCGAGGCCTGGAAATCCCGCATTCCGATCGTCTTCACCCATCACACCCTTTACGAACGTTACACGCATTACGTGCCCTTGGATTCTGATGGCCTCAAGCGTGCTGCCATCCAGCTTGCGACGGCGTATTGCAATCTCTGCGACCTCGTGATCGCGCCCAGCGAAAGCATCGCCCACCTGCTGGAGGACCGCCAGGTGACCACACCGGTGGAGATCATTCCCACGGGGATCGACACGGAGTCGTTCGGCCGGGGCCGCAACCAACGTTTCCGCAAACGCGTGGGGATTCCAAAGTCGGCGGTGGTCATCGGGCATGTGGGCCGTCTGGCCGAGGAAAAGAACCTGGCCTATCTCGCGGAGGCCGTGGCCGGTTGTCTTGAGCAATCTCCGGAAGCGGTTTTCCTTTTGGTCGGGGAAGGAGAGGTGTTGGAGGGAATGCTCAAGACCCTCGCCCCCTTCGTGGATCAGGGGCGGATCTTCCACCCCGGCAAGCAATCCGGCGACGATCTCGCGGATGCCTACGCGGCCATCGACTGCTTCGCATTCAGCTCGCAGAGCGAAACCCAGGGCATGGTGCTCGCCGAGGCGATGGCGGCGGGAACACCCGTCGTCGCGCTCGACGGGCCGGGTGTCCGGGAAATCATGAAAGACGGCGAAAATGGAATCCTGCTGGATGGGGATGCTCCTGCCGAAGACTTTTCCCAAGCCTTGCTATGGATCGTGGGGGAGGAGGAGTTCTCGAAATCCTGCGCCGCGAAGGCCCGCGAGACGGCGATGGAATACGATACCGAGCCGTGCGTGGACAAGATGCTGCGCAATTACGAAAGGCTGGTCTCCCTCTACGCGAACCACGGTGATGAGGAGAGGACCCAGTGGGACCGCATGGTGAGCGGCATCCAGATCGAGTGGGATCTGCTTGTTTCCAAAGTGACGGCCGCGACCGCCGCGGTGATCGAAACCCCAGCGACGGAGGCCCGCCTTGATTAGCCGCATCGCACTTCGCTGGCGCTGGTTGCGGCGCATGGTCAGCCGCAACCTGCTCTCCGCGCGTCTTCTTGGCGTGAAATCCCCCGCTGGCGAGGCCGGAGAACCGGGGCTGATCCTGATCCAGATCGACGGTCTGGCCCGCACGCAGTTCGAGCGCGCGCTGGAGGCGGGGCAGTTGCCCTTCCTTCGTAAACTGATCCGGCGGAAACATTTCACATTGGAGACCTTTTACGCGGGTGTGCCATCCACGACACCGGCGGTGCAAGGGGAGATCTTTTTCGGCGTGCGCGCGGCGGTTCCGAGCTTCCAGTTCCTGCGCCGGTCGGAGGGGAGGGATTTCCGGATGTATGAAGCCGATTCCGCGAACACGATCGAGGAGGAGTTGTTGGAAAAATGCCCCGACCCTCTGCTTGCCGGGGGGCACGCCTATTCGAATATCTATCGCGCGGGTGCGGAGACGCGCTATTGTTCCAGGGACTTCGCCACCAGCGAGCTGTTCCGGCGGCTGCATCCCTTGAAGCTGCTGGTGTTCGGCATCATCTATCTGCCGAAGCTGCTGCGCATGGTTGTGCTTTCGGTGATCGAGTTCGGCCTTGCGATCGCGGATGCCCTCAGAGGGTTGTATGACAGGGAAGACGTCTTCAAGGAGATCACCTTCGTCCCGGCACGCATCGCCGTTTGCGTGGTGCTCAGGGAGGCGATCCGTTTCAGGGTCCTGCTGGACATCGAGCGGGGCGTCAGGGTCATTCATGCGAATTTCCTCGGTTATGACGAGCAGGCCCACCGGCGCGGGCCGGACTCCGCCTTCGCCCACTGGTCCTTGAAGGCCATCGACAGCGCGATCCGTGACATCTACAAGGCGGCCGCCGACTCGCGCTACCGGGATTACGAACTGATGGTTTACTCGGACCACGGTCAGGAGAAATCCACACCCTATGTGAAGCTGCACGGCCGCGAGCTGGACGAAGCCCTGCGCGAGGTGTTCGCGACGGGTCCGCTGGCCGGCACGGAGATATGGAGCCGCAAGATGTCCGAGTTCCTTGGCAGCACGGTGGACCGCTACCGGCAGTGGTTCGGTGCTTCCCGGAAGCCGCCGGTTTCCGAAGCCGCGCCGGATCCGGGGAGCCAGATCGTCGTGACGGCGATGGGGCCGGTGGGACACCTGTATTTTCCCCGCATTCCGGAGGACGGGGCGATGGTGGGTTATGCCAGGGATCTTGTTCAAAAGGCACGGATTCCGTTGGTGATCCTGCCCAAGGGTGATGGTGGTGTTGTCCGGGCTTTCACCCGCAGTGGTGAGTGGAAGTTGCCGGAAGACCGGGCGGAGATACTGGGGAAGGATCATCCGTTCCTGGACGAGGCCGCGGATGACCTGCTCGCCCTGGCCGCCCAACCGGATGCGGGAGACATCGTGTTCAGCGGCTGGAGCCCCCACGAGGATCCGCTGACATTTCCCTTGGAGAATGGTGCCCATGGCGGTCCGGGTTCGGAGGAGACGAGGGGATTCCTCCTGGTTCCGGACCGCATCCGGCGGTGGCATGTTTCCCACCTTGCCAATACCCGCCAGAGGGTGAGGGGAGAGGATCTGAGGCAGATCGTCATGCATTACCTCGGCCGGGACGGGAAGCGGGAGGAGTTCGTGCCGGAAATGGCGAGGGAGGTGCCGACCGGCACACTCCGCGTGATGACCTACAACATCCACAGTTGCGTGGGCATCGACAGCAAGATCCGCCCGGAGCGGATCGCCAGGGTGATCAATCATTTCGACCCGGACATCGTGGCGGTGCAGGAGGTGGACTGCCATCGTCCCCGCAGCGGCGGGCACGACCAGGCCCAGCTCATCGCGGATCACCTGAGGATGAACCATGTGTTCCAGACGATGCTGGGCGAGAATGAGGAACGCTATGGCATCGCGGTTTTTTCGAAATACCCGGTCGAGATCGTCAAGGCGGGGTTGCTGACCGAAGCCGTCCCCAACCGTTACCGTGAAGCCCGCGGAGCCATCTGGGTGAAGTTGAAACAAGAGGGGGGCGGGCACATCCATCTCATCAACACCCATTTCGGTTTGGGAAAACAGGAACGTTTCCAACAACTGCGGGCTCTCATCGGCACCGGATGGCTGGGCTCGATTCCCGAGGAAGAACCCGTTGTCTTGTGCGGTGACTTCAATTCGGGACCTAGATCGAAGGTCTTCCGGATGCTTACAGGACTGCGTGACGCCCAGTCGCAGGTCCATGGGTTCCGTCCGCGGCCCACCTTCTCCTCGGTGAATCCGGTGCTCAGGCTCGACCATGTGTTCGTCAGCAAACACTTCGACGTGAAATCCATCGAGGTCCCGAGGACGCCGACAGCGGTGGTTGCTTCCGACCACCTCCCCTTGTGCGTGGAACTCTCACTCCGGGAACCGTCATGAAGCTCTGGAGCGAGATACGGCGCCACTGGGGCAAGCTGCTGGTATTCCTCGTCCTGGCGGCGGCATGTGGCTGGCTGTTCACGGAGGGAGGAAAAGAAACCAGGGAAATGCTCACCGAACAGGTGAGGAACCTGCCCGCGTTCTGGTTCATCGTCGCCTACGCGCTGCTTCCTGTGGCGGGGGTTCCGCTCAGTCCTCTGCTGGTGCTGGCGGGAGTGAAGTTCGGGTTTTGGCAGGGAATGGCCGTCGCAGCGGCCGGAATTTTCATCCACCATGTCATCGCCTATCATCTGGTGCATGGCGGGCTGAGGAGGCGGGTGAGCGAACGTCTGGAGAGAAGCAGCTATTCCATCCCCACCCCGGACGCGAAAAACCATGTCTGGTTCACCGCTGTCTTCGCGTCGGTGCACGGTCCACCCTATGCGATCAAACTCTACCTGCTGGCCCTCACGGAAGTGAGCTTCCGGGTTTACCTATGGGTGGGGGCGCCGGTTTATATCATCTTCTGCGTGGTTCCCGTCGGGGCGGGCAGCTCCGCGATCTCCGTCAATCCCTTGTGGCTCTACGGCGGACTCGCCGCGGTGATGCTTCTGGCGTTCCTCGGGAAATGGCTGGGGAAATCGATGTCGAAATGACCGCACCATGGCGATCTGCACGATCTTCTTGCGCATCGCATGCCGCCCGACGCGCCCGTTCACCGCAAATTGCCTGAAACCAACGCCCGGCGTATCCGGGAAAAGGGCATCCGGTCTGCTGGAACGGGATCCGGTGGATTGATGCAGATCCTCCTCACTTGATATTTACCTATGTTAGAAACAACCGGCGAAGACGAAATCGACCTTGGTGTCATGGCTGGCTCGGATGTGGAATTCCGGTCCGAAACAATCTATTTCCTCGTCCTGGACCGGTTCTCGGTGGGCAATCCCGACAAGGACCGGGAAACGGACCCGATGTTCGATTCTTCCCACACGGACTGGTCGAAATACTGGGGGGGAGATCTGCAGGGCGTCATCAACCGGTTGCCCTATCTCCGGTCCTTCGGAATCTCCGCGATCTGGACCACGCCGTTGTTCGAGCAGGTGGAGTCGATGAGCCTGGGAGACAAGCCGCAGGCTCCCATCCACGGATACTGGACCAGCGATTTCAAACGCATCAACCCCCGCTGGGTGAACGATCCGTCCGAGAAACGTCTCTTCACCCGTGACGACACCACCTTCGACCGGCTCCTGGAGGCGATGCATTCCAAACGCATGAAGTTTGTTCTCGATATCGTGTGCAACCACAGCTCGCCGGAAACCACCATTGGAAAAGGCAAGCTCTATGACGACGGAACGCTCATCGCGGACTTCGACAACGACACGCGGCATTGGTATCATCATTATGGAGTGACGCAGGATTGGAGCGACGAGTGGCAGGTGCAGAACTGCGAACTGGCCGGACTCGCCACCTTCAATGAAAACAACATCCTCTACCGGAACTATATCAAGGAGGCCATCAAGCTGTGGATCGGCAAGGGGGTGGATGCGATCCGCATCGATACGGTGAAGCACATGCCGCTGTGGTTCTGGCAGGAGTTCAATTTCGATCTCGGGGTGGCGAATCCCAACCTCTTCCGATTCGGCGAATGGATCTACAACCACCCGGCGATCGAGGCATCGGTGAACTTCGCGAACAAGGCGGGGATGAGCCTGCTGGACTTCGGATGGTGCATCGCCGTGCGGAATTGCTTCAGCGGTGCGGATCCGGCGGGATTCCACGCGCTGCAGGATCTGTTCGACCTCGATGGAAACTACCATGGAGCCACCGAACTGGTGACATTCTTCGAGAATCATGACATGCCCCGGCTCCAGTCACTGGGGGTTTCGGACGCGGCGATGGATCTCGCCCTTGTCCTGTTGCTCTGCAGCCGCGGCGTTCCTTGTTTATATTATGGGTGCGAGCAGTATCTGCACGATGATACGGATGGCGGAAACGATCCATACAACCGGCCGATGATGGAGGCTTGGGAGCCCACCGGGGCCACGCGCCTCATCGGCATCCTGGCACGCGAGCGGAAGCGCAACTTCGCGGTCCAGTGGGGCGGGCAATGGCCGAAATGGGTGGACGAGCAATCCTATGTCTTCCTGCGCCGCTACCGCGATTCCCGCTGCCTCGTCTTTCTCAACAAGGGGCCGCGCCGCGAGTTGTCCGTGGAGAATCTCGAATTTCCCGATGGAGGTCACAGGTGTCTGCTGAGCGGCCGGACGATCGAAATCAACGATGCCC
Protein-coding regions in this window:
- a CDS encoding glycosyltransferase, translating into MKIAMFTNTYLPHVGGVARSVKSLEEACRARGHEVRVIAPQVDDLESMPDVLRVPAIRNFNGSDFAVRLPIPMIVRDFMEEFQPDIIHSHHPFLLGDAALREAWKSRIPIVFTHHTLYERYTHYVPLDSDGLKRAAIQLATAYCNLCDLVIAPSESIAHLLEDRQVTTPVEIIPTGIDTESFGRGRNQRFRKRVGIPKSAVVIGHVGRLAEEKNLAYLAEAVAGCLEQSPEAVFLLVGEGEVLEGMLKTLAPFVDQGRIFHPGKQSGDDLADAYAAIDCFAFSSQSETQGMVLAEAMAAGTPVVALDGPGVREIMKDGENGILLDGDAPAEDFSQALLWIVGEEEFSKSCAAKARETAMEYDTEPCVDKMLRNYERLVSLYANHGDEERTQWDRMVSGIQIEWDLLVSKVTAATAAVIETPATEARLD
- a CDS encoding endonuclease/exonuclease/phosphatase family protein, coding for MKSPAGEAGEPGLILIQIDGLARTQFERALEAGQLPFLRKLIRRKHFTLETFYAGVPSTTPAVQGEIFFGVRAAVPSFQFLRRSEGRDFRMYEADSANTIEEELLEKCPDPLLAGGHAYSNIYRAGAETRYCSRDFATSELFRRLHPLKLLVFGIIYLPKLLRMVVLSVIEFGLAIADALRGLYDREDVFKEITFVPARIAVCVVLREAIRFRVLLDIERGVRVIHANFLGYDEQAHRRGPDSAFAHWSLKAIDSAIRDIYKAAADSRYRDYELMVYSDHGQEKSTPYVKLHGRELDEALREVFATGPLAGTEIWSRKMSEFLGSTVDRYRQWFGASRKPPVSEAAPDPGSQIVVTAMGPVGHLYFPRIPEDGAMVGYARDLVQKARIPLVILPKGDGGVVRAFTRSGEWKLPEDRAEILGKDHPFLDEAADDLLALAAQPDAGDIVFSGWSPHEDPLTFPLENGAHGGPGSEETRGFLLVPDRIRRWHVSHLANTRQRVRGEDLRQIVMHYLGRDGKREEFVPEMAREVPTGTLRVMTYNIHSCVGIDSKIRPERIARVINHFDPDIVAVQEVDCHRPRSGGHDQAQLIADHLRMNHVFQTMLGENEERYGIAVFSKYPVEIVKAGLLTEAVPNRYREARGAIWVKLKQEGGGHIHLINTHFGLGKQERFQQLRALIGTGWLGSIPEEEPVVLCGDFNSGPRSKVFRMLTGLRDAQSQVHGFRPRPTFSSVNPVLRLDHVFVSKHFDVKSIEVPRTPTAVVASDHLPLCVELSLREPS
- a CDS encoding TVP38/TMEM64 family protein, whose protein sequence is MKLWSEIRRHWGKLLVFLVLAAACGWLFTEGGKETREMLTEQVRNLPAFWFIVAYALLPVAGVPLSPLLVLAGVKFGFWQGMAVAAAGIFIHHVIAYHLVHGGLRRRVSERLERSSYSIPTPDAKNHVWFTAVFASVHGPPYAIKLYLLALTEVSFRVYLWVGAPVYIIFCVVPVGAGSSAISVNPLWLYGGLAAVMLLAFLGKWLGKSMSK
- a CDS encoding alpha-amylase family glycosyl hydrolase, whose product is MLETTGEDEIDLGVMAGSDVEFRSETIYFLVLDRFSVGNPDKDRETDPMFDSSHTDWSKYWGGDLQGVINRLPYLRSFGISAIWTTPLFEQVESMSLGDKPQAPIHGYWTSDFKRINPRWVNDPSEKRLFTRDDTTFDRLLEAMHSKRMKFVLDIVCNHSSPETTIGKGKLYDDGTLIADFDNDTRHWYHHYGVTQDWSDEWQVQNCELAGLATFNENNILYRNYIKEAIKLWIGKGVDAIRIDTVKHMPLWFWQEFNFDLGVANPNLFRFGEWIYNHPAIEASVNFANKAGMSLLDFGWCIAVRNCFSGADPAGFHALQDLFDLDGNYHGATELVTFFENHDMPRLQSLGVSDAAMDLALVLLLCSRGVPCLYYGCEQYLHDDTDGGNDPYNRPMMEAWEPTGATRLIGILARERKRNFAVQWGGQWPKWVDEQSYVFLRRYRDSRCLVFLNKGPRRELSVENLEFPDGGHRCLLSGRTIEINDARATVLLEENEAIVLSARGKRVVAKTLIRVQVNGAPTQPGDRLAVIGDCAELGEWDLSRALDLECVNANTWFGELPFNENSGKAIGYKFVIFSHEPDKPPHRESRMVRLRLVTPEATAKWRDQWEE